The genomic DNA GCGATGATGGCGAACAGACCCATCAGCGCCCAGGGCCACAGGTCGGGGTGCAGGACCGGGACGGCGTCTCCGTCGATTCTCACGACGCCACGGAAGCGGTCCCACAGGAGAGCGCCCACCCCGAGCCCGCCGAAGACGACCGAGGCGATCAGGTCGGCCCGACCTGTGCCGGTCGGCCGTGACTCGGGCAGCTGGTCGACGTCCCACCGGTGACCGGTCTCGGCCCCGGTGCGCTCGAGGATGACGAACACGAGCGTCACCCAGAAGATGAGGTGCAGCGTGGCGCTGATGGTCACGGCGATGGTCTGCCCGATGATCTCACCGACATCGGCGCCGGCGATGACCTGGGCCAGGGCGACAGCACCCGCGACGCAGGCGGGGACGATCGCCAGTAGCAGCTTCAGCAGACGCCACCACGTGAGATAGTAGCGGGGCCCGAGCAGGTGGAGCGGCCGGTCGGCGTATCCGGCCGCCAGCGCTGCGGGGTCGCCCAGCTCGGTGAGCACGGTGCGTTCGGCCTCGGCGGGGTCCTCGCCCTGGTCGAGGCGGGCCTCGATGGCGTCGGTGACAGCGGTTCCGAGCTCGGCGCGCACGTCGTCCTGGGTCTCGGGCGGCAGCGAGGCGATGGTGGCGCTGATGTAGCGCTCGGTCAGGTCGGTGGTCATCTCAGTGCTCCTCGGTCGAGCTCGCGGGGTCGGGGAGGGAGGAGATCGCGTCGCTGAGCGAGGTCCACTCCCGGCGGAGGGTCTCGGCCAGGCGAAGACCCTCGGCCGAGGTGGCGTAGAACTTGCGGGGCCTGGCGTCCTCGGTGTTCCACTCGCTGGTCAGAAAGCCCTGCTTCTCCAGGCGTCGAAGCAGCGGGTAGAGCGTGTTCGCGTCGGTCGCGAGGCCACGTTTCTCGAGCTGCTCGAGCAGGCCGTAGCCGTACCCCGGGGTGCGCAGCAGTTGCAGGCAGGCCAGCACCACGGTGCCGCGCCGCAGCTCCTGCAGATGGGTGTCGACGTGCTCGCTCATGCGTGACATCATAGTGTGTTGCACACACTAAAGGCAAGGGCACAATGTTGTCTCTGGCGGGGGCGGGTGTCGGCGCGCGGTGGCCCGGTGAGCCACGGCTGAGCTCGGGCCGTCCTCAGTACTCGGCGGGGCGAGGCCCGGTCGGCTCGGCCGGTGCCTCGGGCGACGGGCCCTGCCCGCGGAACAGCAGCTGGGCCGTGCCGTCGTCGGCCGTGGCGCGCTGGGCCGTAACGCCGTAGGTGGCGCTGACCAGGTCCGCGGTGAGCGCCTCGGCCGGTGGCCCGTCGGCTCGCACGATCCCGTCCGTGAGCACCAGCACGCGGTCGCAGTAGCGGGCGGCGAGGTTCAGGTCGTGCAGCACGACGAGGGTCGCCGGACCCTGTTCCCGCACGATCTGCAGCACGTGGTGCTGGGAGCCGATGTCGAGGTGATTGGTCGGCTCGTCCATCAGCAGCACGCGGGGCTGCTGGGCGAGTGCACGGGCGATGAGCACTCGCTGCTTCTCACCGCCGGAGAGCAGGCCGAACTCCCGTCGGGCCAGGTGCAGCGCGCCGGAATGCTCCAGCGCCTCGGTCGCGATGCGCAAGTCCTCCTCGGTGGTGGAACCGAAGGCTCCGGCGTGGGGCACGCGGCCCAGCAGCACCACGTCGGCGACGGACAGCGGCACCTCACCGGTGATCTCCTGCGCCATCACCGCGATCCGCCTCGCGCGCTCACGACCCGGGTAGGAGCCCAGGTCGCGGCCCTCGAGAAGCACCTCGCCCGCGTCGGGAGCCAGCGCGCGGTGCAGGATCCGCAGCGCCGTGGTCTTGCCGCCGCCATTGGGGCCGACGAGCCCGACGACCTCGCCCTCGGCGATCGAGACGTCGACTCCGCGCAGCACCGGCCGGCCGCCGAAGGCGTGGTGGAGATCGCGCGCCTCCAGCAGTGCCGTGCCAGCGGTTCCGGCCCCGTCCTGGCCGGCAGGGGCCGGGCTCTCGTCGGCGTACGCCCGCCTCAGGTCCACAGAGGCCCCGCCCGCCTCGCAGGCGGCCGCGTCACGATCTGCCGGGGTCACCGGCCTCATCCCTCGATCTCGTGCAGCCATTCGTGGATCCTCACCACCCCGTCCACGACCAGCGGGGAGGCCGGTTCGCAGAAGTTGAACAGCAGCGGCAGCACGCTCTGCTCGGTCACCGCGCGCAGGCTCGACAGCTGATCCTGGGCGATCATCTCCTCGACCACGTCGCTGCCGTCGCCCTCGCCCTGATGGAGCACGATGAGCACATCAGGATCGGCGGCCAGCAACGGCTCGGCGCTGATCTCGAACACCCTCTCGGCGGTGTCGGCGAAGACGTTCTCGATGCCCAGGGCGTCCAGCTGCGCCGTGACCATGCTGCCGGCGCCGTAGGTGTACAGCGGGCCGCCGCCGAGGGAGGGGTACAGGGCGGCCGCCGTCGTGGTGCGCAGACCCTCCGCGGACCGGGCGACGGCGGAGACCCTCTCCTGCAGTCCGGCGACAAGGTCCTCGGCCTCCCCGGTGCGGTCGAAGATCCTCCCGTAGGTGCCGATCTCCTCGTAGAGGGTCTCGAAACGGGCTCGCTCGCCGTCGGTGCCGCAGAAGACGTCCTGGACCAGCACCTCCGCGCCTGCCCCGCGCATCGCTTCCCGGGTGATGCCATCGGGCAGGCCGAGGACGATGTCGGGCCGCTGCGCGATCACGACCTCCTGGTTGATCTGCAGATGGCCGGCCGCGTCGATCTCCTCCGACAGAGCCGGGATCGCTTCGATGCGGGTGAAGAGGTCCTCGTCGTAGTAGCCAGGAGGGAAGGAGCCGCCGCGCGAGACGACCCGATCCAGCACTCCGATCCCGTCCAGCGTGGTGACCGGTGCGGATTCCAGCAGCACGATCCGTTCGGGCGGGGACTCGAAGCGCAGGGTCGCCTCGCAGTTGGCCAGCTCGAGCGGGAAGCCTGCCGCACGGCCGGTCTCCGCGCCACCTTCCGCTCCGGCGCCGGAGGTGCAGGCGGCGGCGCCGAGGGCGAGGAGCCCGGCGAGAGCGGTGCGGCGGCCGATGCGACCGGGGAGCTGAGCAGTCATGGCGACCTTTGATCGGGGAGGGGCTGGCAGGGCGGTCAGGGGCGGGGATCAGGGCCGGCGCGCGTACAGCCGGCGGACGAGGAACAACAGGAACGGTGCGCCGATCGCCGCGGTGATCACGCCGATCGGCAGCTCGCGCGGGGCCATGACGACGCGCGCGAGGGCGTCGGCCCACAGCAGGAACAGGGCGCCGAGCAGGGCACTGGCCGGGATCAGCACCCGGTGGCGGGCCCCGACCAGGCGGCGGGCGAGGTGCGGGATCACCAGTCCCACGAAGCCGATCGATCCGGCGCCCGCGACCGCCGCCGCGGTGCACAGCGACACCACCGCCAGGAGGCCGATGCGCGCGCGATCCGGGGAGATGCCCAGGCCATGGGCGATCTCGTCACCAGCGCTGAGAGCGTCCAGCACTCGCGCGCCGAGCATCATCACAGCGACCCCGAGACCTGCGGCGAGCACGGCGATCGCCAGGAACGCATTCCACTGGGCCAGGGCCAGCGAGCCGAGCATCCAGAACATCACCGAGCGCGAGCCCTCGGCGGAGTCCGAGGAGAAGATCAGCAGGTTGGTCGCTGCCGTCAGCGCGTAGCCGACGGCGACGCCGGACAGCAGCAGCCGCAGCGAGGTCACACGACCGCCGGTGCGGGCGATGGCGAACACCAGCAACGCCGCCCCCATCGCGCCGAGGAAGGCGAGGACGGACTGCGCGTACTGGCCCAGAGCCGCGCCGATCCCGAACAGGATCGCCGCGGCCGCCCCGGTCGAGGCGCCCCCGGAGACGCCCAGGATGTACGGGTCGGCGAGCATGTTGCGCACCATCGCCTGCAGCGCCGCCCCGCAGATCGCCAGGCAGGCGCCGACGGCCGCGCCCATCAGCACGCGCGGCAGGCGCACGGTCCAGATGATCGCGTCGAGGGAGGGATCGGCCGAGCCCGCGACGGGAAACCCGAGGTGCTGGGCGATGACCTGCATGGTCGCGCCGGGCGCGATCGGGACCGGGCCGATGCCCAGGCAGATCATGAGGCTGAGCGCCGTGACGAGCGCGAGCAGCACGAGCACGGCCGCCGCGCGGCGGGCCCGGGCGCGGACGCCGAGGCGGTCCGGGCCCGGTGGCGTGGAGGGAGAGCGACCGGGCGTGATCGATGCCTGCGCGGTGAAGGCGGGTGCCGGCACGGGTCTCCTTCCGACGGCTTTACTTGAATGAGCGTACAAGCAACCCTGCATGGGGGACCCGGTGATTGCGCTCCCTTGCCGCCCCGTAGTCTCGGGCGGTGCCTCTGCTCACCCTCGCCCTGCTCGCCGTGATCATCGCGGCAGGAGCCGGCCTCCAGCGCCTGACCGGAATGGGATTCGCCCTGGTCGCGACCCCGTTCCTGGTGCTCACCGTGGGCCCGCTCGAGGGGGTGCTGGTCACGAACCTGTGCGGCATCGTCTCCGCGCTCCTGAACCTCGCCCTCGTCCACCGCGAGGTCCAGTGGCGGCGCCTGCTGCGCTTCACCCCGTTCTCGCTGCCGGGCATCGTCGTCGGTGTCCTCGTGCTGCAGGTGCTTCCCGCCGAGCCCCTGGCGGTGCTGGTGGGCGTGCTGATCCTGCTCGCGATCGCGGTGAGCGTCCTCGTCCGTCCGGGTGAGATCAGCGATGGGCTGCCGCTCAGCGCAGGCTTCGGCGCCGCCTCGGGATTCATGAACGCCACCGCGGGGGTGGGCGGTCCCGCGCTGGCCGTCTACGCCGTGGCCACCGGGTGGAGCCATCGTGGCTTCGCGGCCTCTGCGCAGGCCCACTTCGCGCTGCTCTGCGCCCTCTCCCTGGCCGCGAAGGGTGCCCTGCCGTCGATGCCGGGCGCCGGCTGGGTGGTGACCGTGGTGGCGATCCTGGCCGGAGTCGCGATCGGTGAGCGGCTCGCCGGTCGCTTCGCGGAGCACGCCCTGATGCGCCTGGTGATCGTTCTGTCGGCCCTCGGGGCGGTGATGACGATCGTTCAGGCGCTGGTGTGAGTGCCGGAGCGTCGGATCGTCCAGGAGCGCTCATCGGATCGTCCCTTCAACGCGCCGATCAGGACGCATAGCGTCGCAGCATGGCACTGATCTCCGAGCTCAGCCCCCACCCCGGCGCCGACACGATCGGCGACGACCCCCGAGGAGATCTCTCCGGTCAGTGGGCGTACCGCCTCGACCGCGAGGGCATCGGGGAGGAGCATCGCTGGTTCGCCGCGCCTCTGGCGCGCGGGGCGGCCGACGGGGCGGCCGACGCGGAGCACGGCCACCTCGACCTTCCCGGCTCACTCCAGGAACAGGGCATCGGCGACCCGGTCACGGTCGGGACCCCGTGGACCGGGGGGATCGTGGACCAGTCCTACTTCACCGAGGACCGGTACGCCCCGTACCGCCAGGGCGAGGACGTCTCGGTCCCGTTCTGGCTGCAGCCGCGCATGTACTACCGAGGTGCCGCATGGTTCCAGCGGGAGATCCAGGTCCCGGACGACTGGGACGGCCGCAGTGTGATCCTCGAGCTCGAGCGCGTGCACTGGGAATCGACCGTGTGGGTCGACGGGACGCGGATCGGGGCCGAGAACAGCCTGTCCACGGCCCATCGTCACGATCTGGGACGCCTCGCCCCCGGAACGCATCTGCTCACCGTGCGCGTCGACAACCGCACCGTGATCGACGTCGGGCCGAACTCGCATGCGGTCAGCGACCACACGCAGGGGAACTGGAACGGGATCATCGGCCGGATGCAGCTGCACGCCCGCAGCGAGGTGGAGATCGCGCAGCTCAGGGCATTCCCCGACGTGGCCCATCGCCGCGTGCAGGTCAGGATCGACATCGGCTCCGGGACCGCCGGCGTCGGCGAGGGGAGCGTGAGCGTGCGGGCCCGTCGGCTCGGGAACGCGGGGTCCTCGGTCGCCGGGTCCGGGACGGAGGCGATCGTCGTGCCCTTCACGGCGGACCACGGGGAGGACCTGGGCTCGCGCGGCCTTCTCGCGGGCTGCACCCATCTCGACATCGACCTCGAGCTCGGTGAGGAGGCCGCGCTCTGGGACGAGTTCGACCCGGCGCTCTACGAGCTCGAGGCCGATCTCGTCGCCCGCACCGGCGAGCAGGAGCACCGGAGCTCCGTGCGGACCGTCCTCGGGCTGCGGGAGGTCGGCGTCGACGGGACCCAGGTGAGCGTCAACGGACGTCGCACGTTCCTCCGCGGCAGCCTGGAGTGCTGTGTGTTCCCGCTGACCGGTTACCCGCCCACCGACCTCGGGTCCTGGCGGCGGATCGTGCGCATCGCCAAGGAGCACGGGCTCAATCTGCTGCGCATGCACTCCTGGTGCCCGCCCGAGGCCGCCTTCCTCGCGGCCGACGAGGCAGGGCTGTATCTCCAGGTCGAGGGCCCCATCTGGGCGAACCAGGGGGCGGCGATCGGAGAGGGGCGACCGGTCGACGCCTACCTCCACGAGGAGACCCGGCGGATCCTTCGGGAGTTCGGCAACCACCCGTCCTTCGTCATGATGGCGCACGGCAACGAGCCCGCCGGCCGCGATGCCGAGTTCCTCGCCTCCTGGGTGCGCACCTGGCACAGCCAGGACCCGAGACGGCTGTACACGAGTGCCGCGGGCTGGCCGGCGATCGAGGAGAACGACGTCGACAACATCCCCGACCCTCGCGCCCACCGATGGGGTGAAGGGCTGGACTCGCGCCTGAACGACGAGCCGCCGAACACCCGGGCGGATTACGCCGACTGGGTCTCCTCGCGCCGGCGACCGGTCATCAGCCATGAGATCGGGCAGTGGTGCGTCTACCCGGACTTCGAGGAGGTCTCCCGGTACACGGGCGTGATGCAGCCGCGGAACTTCGGGATCTTCGCCGACTTCCTGCGCGAGGCCGGCATGGAGGACCAGGCAGCCGACTTCCTGGACGCGTCGGGACGTCTGCAGACCCTCTGCTACAAGGAGGAGATCGAGTCGGCACTGCGCACCGACGGCTTCGGCGGATTCCACCTGCTGGGCCTGACGGACTTCCCGGGTCAGGGCACCGCACTCGTCGGGGTGCTCAACCCGTTCTGGGAGTCCAAGGGGTACTGCACCGCCGAGGAGTTCTCCCGCTTCTGCGGGCCGACGGTGCCTCTCGCGCGCCTGGACCGCCGCGTCTGGCGCGCCGATGAGGAGCAGGCCGTCGACGTCCAGGTGGCCCATTTCGGTCCCGAGCCGATCGTGGCCGACGTCCGGTGGAGCCTGCGCCGCGGGGAAGCCGTGCTCGCCGACGGGACGGTCGCGAGCGGTGTCGAGATCGGGATCGGCAACGGGACCCGCTTGGGTCCCGTGACCCTCCCGGCAGGGATCGTCGACGAGCCCGCGCAGCTGAACCTCGCCCTCACCCTCGAGGACGCCGAGGGCGGGATCGCCGAGAACGACTGGGACGTGTGGATCTATCCAGAGCCTGCGGAACCTGCTGTGCGTGCAGAACGAGCAGGAACGCCCCCGGTGTTCCCCGGGCCGCCGGCCTCGGTGCGTTCGACCGACGACCTCGAGGAGGCGGCCGCGCTCGCCGCCACCGGAAATACCGTGCTGTTCGAGGTGGCGGCCGACGCGATCGGGAACGAGATCGCTCTCGGCTTCACTCCCGTCTTCTGGAACACGGCCTGGACGCGCGGCCAGGCCCCGCACACCCTCGGCCTCCTGCACGACCCCGAGCATCCGCTGTTCGAGCTGTTCCCGACCGAGGGGGCGACGAATTGGCAGTGGTGGGCTGCGCTCCACGGCTCCCGGCCGATGCTCCTGGACGGTCTGCCCGTGGACCTGCGCCCCGCGGTCCAGGTGATAGACACCTGGTTCGAGGCGCGGCGGCTTGGGGCGCTGTTCGAGGCGCGCCTGGGCCAGGGCAGGATCATCGTGACCTCGCTGAACCTCACCGGAGGCGACGGCGCCTCGCAGCGCCTCGCCGCCCGTCAGCTGCGACGCAGCATCCTGTCGTACATGGCGAGCTCCGCCTTCGACCCGCAGACCGCGATCACCCCGGCCCAGCTCCGCACCGTGCTGCGTTAGACCGGGCCGGACAGCTCCGCGCAGGAACTCCGCGGGCGGTCCGATCGCGATCGGACCGCCCGCGGGCCGGGCCGGCCTCCGAACCGGCCGCCCCGTCTCACAGGCGCGCAGTCTCGAGATCCCGCTGACGGTCCCAGTCCGCGAGCTGCTCCCGAATACGGGCCACCTCCCGATCACGGGCCGCCGCGGGGTCCTCGTGGAAGACCAGCAGTTCGGGGAGGCTGGTCGCGAAGAAGTCGACCTGCACCTCCTGGACCGCGTACTCCTCGAGCCAGTCGGCGATGTCGGCCACGAGCGCATCAGCCTGCGCCGTCCTGCCCAGACGGAGCAGCGCCCGGGCCGCCGCGAAGGTCTCCACGCTGTACGCCGTCTCCGCCATCTTCACGAAGTCCCCGGTGGACCGTGCCGCGTGCTCCCAGCTGACAGCTGCCGCGGCGTCGTCCCCGCCAGCCGCGAAGGCGTCTCCGCGGGCGAGGTGGATGGTGGCGACATTGGCCAAGGGATGCCGCCCCTCGCCGAGGCTTCGGGGCGGATCGATCGAGCTCTGCAGGATCTCCTGCGCGTCCTCGACGGCGCCACGGGCGAGGAGCTCCTGGGCGAGCTGGACGTTGGCACGATCCCAGGCGGAGAGGACCTGGCCCTCTCCGCCTTCCCAGGGTTGGAAGCGACGCCCGACGAGCAGGTCCCGCGCCTCCGGGGCGCGGCCCACGTCCAGCAGGAGGTTCACGAGGGAGACGGTGAGGTCATCGCGCCGGGCGACGACCTCCAGCATGGGCTCGAGGGCCGCCAGCCGCTCCGGAGCGGCCACACCGGTGCGGACGGCGAGGAGATCTGCCTCGAACCGCAGCTTCGGCTCCGCGGGGGAGAGCTCGAGGGCCCGCGCGTAGTGGGCGGTCGCGGCCTCCGGGTCGCGCCGGATGTTGAACTCCGCGATCCCGAGATTGCGATGCAGGATCGCAGCCAGGGCCGGGTCCGGTGCGGCTCCCAGTGCCTGCTCCCACCGTGCGATGGCGTCGAGATGCCGACCCCGGTCGTACAGCCAATGCCCCAGCAGCGAGGCGGGCAGCGCCTGGTCAGGGGCCACGTCGGCCAGGAGCTCGAGGGCCTGGGCGTCGGCCAGGCGCGAGGGATGGGCCGAGCCGACAGGCAGCTTCGCCGCCTCGGCGATCGCCTGGCGCGCACAGTCGAGGTCGCCCGCGCGCTGATCGAGGGCGGCGAGGTGGAGCCAGGCGAGCGGCCCGACATTGACCTGGCCGACGGTCAGGGAGGGGGCGAGGTCGATGGTCCCATCCAGGGCGGCTCGAGCCTGCTCGACGAATCCTGCCTCCACGTACTCGAGGGCGACGTCCAACATCACCGTGGCGTCCGCGGTCGCGGGCCGGCCGAGGATGTCCTTCGCCCAGGCATCGAGCGGATCCAGATGCAGCGCCCACAGGGCGACGTCGGTCGCCTCCTGCTCCCGTCCGCGGACGCGCAGAGTCAGTGCGAGCAGATCGAGGCACTGGAGATGGTGGGGGTCGCTCTCGAGCGCCTGCCGCAGCAGATCCTCCGCCGCGTCGTACCTGCCCGCCCGGGACCGGAGCCGGGCCAGCGCGAAGCGCGCGGAGACGGCGTGACGGGAGTCCCACATCGCGGTGGAGAACGCGCGGGCGGCCTCCGGGACGCGCCCGGCCCGGTCCAGCGCGAGACCGAGGTGGTAGTGCGCCTCCCCGGAGACCGGGGTGGAGGTCCATTCCGTGGCGAGCTCGGCGCTGCGCCCCAGCAGCCCGATCGCTGACTCCGTCTCGCCGCGATGAGAGGCGCGCCGCCCGAGGTGGAGCAGCGCACGGGACTCGTGGGGATCCCGTCGCAGGGCCTCCTCGAGATACGCGGTGGCGGAGCGCGTCGCGTGGCGGTACTGCTCGAGATAGGTCGCGATCCTGACCAGCTGGTCCACGCCGGGGACGTCCGACGGTGCGGGCGGGGCGAGGGCCATGGCCGCCGGGGCCACGGCGTCGGGCTCCGCAGGACCGGCGAGCGGCACGTGAGCCAGCTCTGCCGAGGCCGTCGTGACCACCACCGTGAGATCCGCGACGGCGACCTGTCCCGGGACGTCGATCACCCGTGCGCTGCCCGGACAGAGATCGCCGTGGACCGCTGCGAGTTCGGCGCCGTCGGCGTCCAGCACCGTGATGGTCGCGTCGCTGTACCGCTGGGCGGGGCAGATCCTGACGCGTGTGCCGCCTCCTGGCTCCTGCACGCTGAGGGCGAGATGCCGGTCGGCGAAGAGGACGGGGCCGACGTCCCGGATCGGGTACCAGGTCTGCGAGAAGGTCTTTGTCTCGCCCGCGGCCAGGTACGCGAAGTCCGGCTGGTTGTCGGTGAACACGCCCGCCATGAGCTCGACGTACGGGCCGTCGTCGTCGGTCAGGTTCCGATCCCACGCGTGGCCGAAGCTGGAGTTTCCCCAGGTCCATTGCTTCTTCCCGGGGGAGATCTCATGGTCGGCGACATGGACGAAACCTGCCTGCCGTCCGTGGTCGTAGCCGCCGAAGAAGTCCTGGGAGGTGCCCAGTGCCATGTAGGAGGTGGGTACGGGGATGTTGCGGTACCAGTCCAGGCGATCGGCGTCGGAGCCGTCGGCCGCGCGGGCGGCGTAGTCGATGCCGTAGTACGGCGCGTCCGGGCGGGGGAACGTGACGACGGCACGCTTGGCGTGGTCGGCGACGTGGGTGACGTCCGAGGGGAAGAACGATTGGTAGTCGTCGTTGACCGCCGCGGCGACATTCGCCCACCACAGGAAGGTCTGCGGCACCTCGGTGCGGTTGAACAGGCGCACCTGGACCTCGATGCGAGAGCTGTCCGGGGCCAACCGGATACCGTGCATGCCCTTCATCCTCGCGAAGGGGTCATGGTCCGAGCACCACACGGTCGCTGACCCGTCCTCCTCGCGGGTGATCGTGAAATCGGTGGGCAGGTAGGTCGCAGGACGGTGGTGCTGGGGCCAGTTGAACTCGATGCCTCCGGAGATCCAGGGCCCGGCGAGCCCCACCAGAGCGGGCTTGATGACGTTGTTGCGGTAGAAGATGTCGTACTCGGCGACCTTGTCGTAGGCGATGTGCACGCGCCCGCCCAGCTCGGGGAGGACCACCAGGCGGATCCACTGGTTCTCGAGGTGGACGGCCTGCCAGGAGCGGGGCCGTGCGTTCTGCGAGATCCGTTCGTGGAAAGGCATCGGATACACGCGTCCTGAGGACCCCTGGTAGACGCGCTGGTCCAGGAAGGCCGGGTACGGATCGGGATCGAGGGGGTCATAGGTGTCGATGTCCAGGGGCTGGGACCAGATCGCGACACCGTCCTGCCAGGCGTCGACGGGAGCCTCGGGAAGAGTGATGCGGGACGTCATGAATGCGGGTCTCCTTGCTGCTGTGCGGGGCGGGGGAAGGGAGTCCGGTCAGCCCTTGACGCTGCCCTCGGTGAGGCCGGGGCGCAGGTGACGCTGGAGGACGATGATCGCGACCATCAGCGGCACCACCGAGAGCAGCGCTCCGGCGACTGTCATCTCGTAGAGCTCCGGGTGACGGTCCGAGACGCTGTTCCAGGTGACGAGGCCGAGGGTGAGGGGATAGAGCCTCTGGTCGGAGAGCATCACCAGGGGCAGGAAGTAGTTGTTCCAGGCACCGATGAACTGGAAGAGCAGGATCGTCACGCCGGCCGGGGCCATGAGGCGCAACCCCAGCGTCGCGAAGATCCGGAACTCTCCCGCGCCATCGATGCGGGCCGCCTCGAGGAGGCTGTCGGGTACGGAGGCCGTGGCATAGATGCGGCTGAGGTAGAGACCGAACGGGCTGACGAGCGAGGGGATCAGCACCGCCCACACGGTGTCGATCAGTCCGATGTCCGACATGAGCAGGAACAGGGGCAGCGCCAGCGCCGTGCCGGGGATCATCACGCCCGCGAGGAACACGTTGAACAGTGCCTCACGGCCACGGAAGGCGAACTTCGCCATGCAGTACCCGCCGGCGAGGGCGAGGAGGGTGGCGACGACCGAGCTGACCCCGGCGTACAGCAGACTGTTGCCGACCCAGCGCAGGAAGATCCCGTCATCGAAGGTCAGGACGCCGCGGAGGTTGCTCAGCAGCTGCGGATCGTTGAGCACGAGACCGGAGGTGCCGAACAGGTCGCCGGTGCTCTTGGTCGCGGCGACGAGGAGCCAGTAGACGGGGAACAGGAAGTATGCGGCGGCGATGGCCAGCACCGCGGTGAGGGTGATCCGGGTGGCTGGCGACGTCCTGCGGGACCTGCGGCGGGTCCGGGGTCGCGAGCCGTCTGCCGCCGCGTCGGGGATCGAGGTCGGGGGAGTCGGCCCCCGGTCGAGAGTGGTGTTCATCGCTCTGCCCTGTTCACGATCTTGAGGAAGGCGAAGGAGAAGACGCAGGCGACGAGCGCCAGCAGCACCGCCTCCGCAGCGGCGAGGTTCGTGTTGTTGTTCGCGAAGGCTTCGTTGTAGGCCGCGAGGTTCGGGGTGTAGGTGGACGTGATGGAGCTGCTCATCGACTTGAGGATCAGCGGTTCGCCGAACAGCTGGATGGTGCCGATGATCGTGAACACCGTCGTGAGCACGATCGCCGGTCGGATCAGGGGAATCTTGATGCGGGTGACGACCTGCCACGCCGAGGCGCCGTCGATGGCCGCGGCCTCGTAGAGGTCGCTGTCGATCGACTTCAGCTGCGCGATGATCACGAGCATGTTGTAGCCGGCGAACTGCCAGGTCACGATGTTGGCGATCGACCACAGGATCGTCTGCCCTGATAGGAAGTCCAAGTGCAGCCCCAGCGCCTCGCCGATGTCCACGAGGGGGCTGAGTCCGGGGGTGTACAGGAATCCCCAGAGCAAGGAGGCGATGACGCCGGGCACGCCGTAGGGCAGGAAGTAGGTCGCGCGGAAGAAGGGGACCCACCGGGCGGACGCCGCATCGAGCAGGAGCGCGAGGGCCGTGGCCAGCACGATCATCACCGGCACCTGGACCGTGCCGAACAGGAGGACGCGGCCGAGGGAGGAGACGAACCCCTGGTCGCTCAGGGCGTGGACGTAGTTCTCCAGGCCGATGAACGACTCGACGCGTCGTCCCTGACCGAGAGGGCCTTCGTGGGAGACGCCGTACAGGCTCTGGCGGATGGCCACGGCGATGGGGACGACGATGGTCGCTGCGAAGACCGCGGTGAAGGGTCCGAGGAGCCCGAGGATGGCGATCCTCCGGCGGGAAGCGGTGCTGAGGGTCATGATGATCCGTCCTCGCTCTCAGGCGGCGT from Brachybacterium sacelli includes the following:
- a CDS encoding carbohydrate ABC transporter permease, whose translation is MTLSTASRRRIAILGLLGPFTAVFAATIVVPIAVAIRQSLYGVSHEGPLGQGRRVESFIGLENYVHALSDQGFVSSLGRVLLFGTVQVPVMIVLATALALLLDAASARWVPFFRATYFLPYGVPGVIASLLWGFLYTPGLSPLVDIGEALGLHLDFLSGQTILWSIANIVTWQFAGYNMLVIIAQLKSIDSDLYEAAAIDGASAWQVVTRIKIPLIRPAIVLTTVFTIIGTIQLFGEPLILKSMSSSITSTYTPNLAAYNEAFANNNTNLAAAEAVLLALVACVFSFAFLKIVNRAER